The Nicotiana tabacum cultivar K326 chromosome 14, ASM71507v2, whole genome shotgun sequence genome contains a region encoding:
- the LOC142168875 gene encoding uncharacterized protein LOC142168875, with amino-acid sequence MTITDEDNNLSPANASPTSSVTRFSTIDHNHSLYLQPTNTPCSSLISLQLTGSDRYAIWSKSMRIGLLSKSKLGFVDGRYPKSKFEPELHDQREKVNAVVLSWIMNAVRPGLLSSIVYASNAHRVWEDLKEIFDKVNGSRVLHLHREIHTFTQGTMTVSDYFSKLRYLWDEFDALMPCPGCPCPESKKYAAQFEYHRLLQFLMVLNDSYSQARS; translated from the coding sequence ATGACGATTACAGATGAAGACAACAATCTCTCACCGGCGAATGCCTCTCCGACATCCAGTGTGACCAGATTCTCCACAATCGACCATAATCATTCTCTCTACCTACAACCTACAAATACTCCATGTAGTTCTCTGATCTCTCTTCAATTGACTGGTTCAGACAGATATGCTATATGGAGTAAATCTATGCGAATTGGTTTGTTAAGTAAAAGCAAATTAGGATTTGTTGATGGAAGGTATCCTAAGTCTAAATTTGAACCCGAACTACATGATCAACGGGAAAAGGTGAATGCAGTAGTTCTGTCATGGATAATGAATGCAGTACGACCAGGATTGCTAAGTAGTATTGTGTATGCATCCAATGCTCACAGGGTCTGGGAAGATTTAAAGGAAATATTTGACAAGGTGAATGGCTCTAGAGTACTTCATCTCCACAGAGAGATTCATACTTTTACTCAGGGAACTATGACTGTTTCTGATTACTTCTCTAAGCTTAGATATTTGTGGGATGAATTTGATGCACTCATGCCTTGCCCTGGGTGTCCATGTCCAGAATCTAAAAAGTATGCTGCTCAATTTGAATACCATAGACTTCTACAGTTTCTTATGGTCCTAAATGATTCCTACTCACAAGCTAGGAGTTAG
- the LOC107815786 gene encoding uncharacterized protein LOC107815786 — protein MWQEMMREETEEEEIERLFMGVMEGYKDTCIPPLTDVSTTNAMVGCSSLNYGKRQRKEGPINENESINIQKGREGRRKMAEMYSVLQSLVPTLSHVHKETRENIVAESTDYIKRLEQEIVRLENLKKSFLGELVVDKPALSQCRNRVSSVNVTVSKGLAFFGIQFQLSQGLLTKIFGVLDKHQAEVLAANISVSDHRIAILTITVMIGHNKSDIVENIQRELLLI, from the exons ATGTGGCAAGAAATGATGAGAGAAGAAACAGAAGAGGAAGAAATAGAGAGATTATTTATGGGTGTAATGGAAGGGTACAAAGATACTTGCATTCCACCATTGACTGATGTTTCTACTACGAATGCGATGGTGGGTTGTAGCTCATTAAATTATGGGAAAAGGCAGAGAAAAGAAGGTCCTATTAATGAGAATGAGAGTATTAATATACAGAAGGGACGTGAGGGAAGAAGGAAAATGGCTGAGATGTATTCTGTTCTTCAATCTTTGGTCCCTACTCTCTCCCACGTCCATAAG GAAACAAGAGAGAACATTGTAGCAGAGTCTACAGATTACATCAAGCGCCTAGAGCAAGAAATAGTAAGGTTGGAGAATTTGAAGAAGTCATTTTTGGGAGAATTGGTGGTTGATAAACCAGCTTTATCTCAATGCAGAAACAGGGTTTCCTCTGTTAATGTTACTGTCTCGAAAGGATTAGCATTTTTTGGGATCCAATTTCAGCTAAGTCAAGGGCTGCTGACCAAGATTTTCGGTGTTCTTGACAAGCATCAGGCTGAAGTTTTGGCTGCTAATATCTCTGTAAGTGACCATCGGATAGCGATACTAACAATCACAGTAATGATAGGACATAACAAAAGCGATATCGTAGAGAATATTCAGAGAGAATTACTTCTTATTTAG